A region of the Romboutsia hominis genome:
TCTTCATTACCTATTAATTCTTCTTTGTTAATAGACTTAAATTTACCTAGTTTATCTTTCATAGGTTGCCACGCTTCTTTTAATTGTTCTGCATTTATTTGAGTTTTTAAATTTTCACTCATTTTATCTATAACTTTACTATACTCGTCATTACAAATCATATTAACTATTCCTTGAGCATCTTCTTTTAACAATTCTTCATCATAAGATTCACTTAATTTTGAAGTAGTACATCCCCCTAGTACAACTCCTGTTAAAAATACTAATAATAGCATTTTCATTTTTTTCATAACACATCCCCCTTATTTTATTAGTATTGCAATATTTTCGTTTGGTAGTTTATTTAATTTTATTATAATTCCTAATACATTTGATAATCAAATAAATATACATAGGACACAGTAAATTGTACTTATATTACATTTTAAATCTCTTTACTATTAATAAAATTTATTACAAGCAAAAAAATAGGGGCATATACCCCTATCAAATTATTTATTATTGAATAAAGAATTTAAATATAATCCTAAAATTCTTTCCCTATATTAACAAAAAACTATTTTTCGAGCGATATTTAAATATATCCTGTAGCATAAATTTACTTATATACATAAATATTAATTGCTTTTACATAATAAGTCATTCAATACCTCAAAATCATTTCCAGCTATAACTAACACATCTTGAGGAAGAATTTGAGTAGATCCATTTGGAATCAATACTTCCTTGTTACGCTTTATCATTACGATAAGTATATCCTCAGGTATATTTGAATCCATTATAGCTTTATTTGCAATGCCACTATTATTTTGAACCGTTATTTCTAATAAATTTGTACCTATCTCTTCCCTGTAATCATTGAATGTCTTTAATACTGGAGACTTATCATCAATTAAGTCGAGCTTTTTAGCTACTGTAGGTAAAAGTGTACCTTGTATCGCAACAGAGAACAAAGCAACAAAAAATACTATATGGAAAATATCACTTTCAACAGGAACTCCATAAGTTACTGCATATATTGCAAAAACTATTGAAGCAGCACCTCTAAGACCTACCCAAGATACAAAAGCTTGTTGCTTTAAAGGAATTTTAAACCAACTTAGTATGCTAAAAATTGCTATTGGTCTTGCTATACAAATCATAAATATAGATATGGAAATACCTTTTATCATTACAGAAGGTATTTGCGATGGGAATGATAGCAGTCCTAATATGAAAAATAACATTATTTGCATAATCCATGAAATTCCATCAAAAAATTGGAACATACTTTTTTTATGTGGTATCTTACTGTTACCTATCATAATACCAGTCATATATACAGATAAATATCCATTTCCACCAAAATGCTCACTTAAAGCATAAGATAGTACTGCTATTCCCATAACAAATATAGGATAAAATCCATCTATTTCAAACTTGGTATTTCTTAATAAATAAATTGTAAGCTTACCTAATAAAACAGCCGATAAAATTCCAACTACAACTTGATTTAAAAGCATTGGTATTATGGTATCATATCCTTTATCTGCCATTAATCCTAAAATAATTATAGTCAACATATATGCTAAAGGGTCATTGCTTCCACTTTCAATCTCTAATATTGAAGCAATAGATCCCTTTAAGTTTAACTTTTGAGAACGTAATATTGCGAAAACTGATGCCGCATCTGTAGATGCAACTATCGATCCTATAAGTAATCCTTCTAATAAAGAAGTATCAAATACCTTAAAGCAAAATATTCCTGTTAAACCAGCAGTTATAACAACACCTACTGTTGATAGAAGTATTGATGGAACAGCAACTGGTTTTGCCATATCCCAACTAGTACCAAATCCTCCATAGAACATTATAAAAACTAATCCTATAGAACATATCTGTCTTGTTAATTCATAGTTATCAAAATATATTCCAACAATACCATCAGATCCAGTCAACATTCCTAATCCTATAAAAATTAGAAGAATTGGGACTCCAAATTTATATAAAATTTTACTTGATGTTATACATATTAATAGAACTAATGAACACATAATCATTAAGTTTATCAAATAATTATTACCTCCTTTATTATAATTAATTAAGTTTAGTGAATTTAAATTTAAGGTTTTAGAATTTTTATAGGCAGGATTTTAAATAATACTGGAATTATATTTAAAAACTTTATTTTTTATCTTACTGTTGTTATATAATTATTTTATGTTAAATTTATTCTTTTATGTTAGGTTCGATTTCTTATCCTTAAGTTTAAAATAACATAAAATTCTATACTTTGTATATGTTTTTTGTGTTAAATATTTGTTAAAAAAATATTCTAATTTTCTACTATTATTTTAAGATATTTTATTTAATAAATTATTACAATTTAAAAGAGTAACAAATGCTTATTATAACTTAGGCTTTGTTACTCTTTTGGTATTATTTTTTATTTTTAAAATTAACCTTTGTTACATTATCTCTCTTAACTTTAGGTGCTAATTTTCCTTCTTTTAGTCCTAATAATGACTCTATTTCATCAGGATAAAGGCTTAATCCACAACTTGCTAAGTTATCCACTAAAGTAGCTCCACTCATAATACCACTTTCAAGTATCATATCCACAGATTTTCTAAGTAAAACTGGACTTGTTGCTTTTATATTAGCATCTAATGGTTCCTTCTTGCTCCAACCTTTCTTATCCATTTGGTTCATTAAGTACATATATTTCTTGTAATTAATAACACCTAGCTGGTATCCTCTTAATATCATAGCCCATATTGGAACTATCCATTTTGCTTTTAATTCTACAAAATCCTCTATCTCATTAACATCTTTTAAATCTGGTAAGAATGTTTCTTCTGGCAATAAAAATACACACGCAAATTCATCTTTTGAGAATTTTTTAGCTTGTATCCCCGCTTCAACACTAACCATGTATGCTAATTCATAAGCTAAGTCATAGTTTCTTGTAGTCGCTGATTTTTTATCATTTCCTAAAGATACTATATATCTAGTATTTTTATCAGTTGTTTGTTTTTGCGTAAACGCTAGTGCTCCTTTTGTATTTACATTAGTGTCTGTTACTATTATCCCATTATACTCTAACACGCTTAACACATTTCCTATAGGTCCATCACCTAATTCAAAATGTCTTCTTACTTTTGTTGCTAATGTCTCTATATCATCGTTTCTATTTAAGTTAGTTGGTATGTTCATTTCTGGGAATTGTATATATCCTTCTATAAAAGATAATATTTTATGTGCCATTACTAACTTTTCTTTGTATGAAATTTCTTCTACTCTAGGTATTCTCGATTCTGGCTTTATATGAGTACTATCAACTACAACTTTAATGTTATCCATTTGGAAGAAGTATTCTTTTGGAAACCTTAAAGCATTTGCTAATTTCATTTCATTTTCTGGAGTTGGCTTGTACTTTTCCTCTTCAAAAGCAATTATATCTTTTTTATTTATATTTATTTCTTTAGCTAGCATATCTACAGTTTTTCCTCTATACATTCTAGCTATTTTTAATCTTTTACCATTAAAAACTTTTTTTCTGCTCATAATATCCGTCTCTCTTTCAAGTTTATTTTATATATACAAAAGTTAAATTAATAAATTTTATGCAAATCTATATTAGCCATACATAATAAAAATATTTTATATTGGCTAAGTTATACGAATTTACTAAATTTAATTTATACTAAACTTTATATTATATATATTTAAAAATGCTCTGGATACTAATACCCAGAGCATTATTCAACTTTTATACTGTTGATAATATTATCATATTTATTAATTATAGTCAATTTATGTATATTATATCTCTATAGTCCTAGCTCATCACTTATTCCTTGCATTGCCTCTAGTGATAGTTGTGCAAATTCAGCAAATGGAATGCCTAATTCTTCTATGCTTCTCATTGCATCCCTGTTTGCTCCTGCTGCAAATTTAAGTTCTTTCATACGCTTAGTTATAGACTTTACTTTTACACTAGATAATTTCTTATCTGGATAAACTAAAGCTATGGCTGTTATAAATCCAGTTATTGGATCTGCTGCATATATAGCTTTATCAATTGTGCTTATTCTTTTTGTTCCATTATCTTCATTATGAGCTTTTATTGCTTGATATATGTAATCATTTCCAAAACCTTCATTTTTAAGTAATTCGATAGTTTTGATCCCATGCAATTTAGATTCTTCTGGATTATTTTTATAATCTAACATATCTGAATCTAAATCATGTAGTAATCCTGCTAATGCCCAATCATCAGATTTTTCTGGTTCTAGTTTATTTCCTAAAGCTTTCATTACAGCTTCTACTGCATATGAGTGCTTTATTAGATGTTCAGATTTTAAATATTTATTTACTAATCCTACTGCTTGTTCTCTCATTTCCCAATACCTCCTATATAAATATTAAATCTATTATAATTTTTTAAGTAAATATATTTGATATTGTTGATAATACATATACTTACTATACAAATTTAATTTATTCTACTCCCTTGTAATAATGACCTGCACTTACACCTTTAGCATCTAATTCATTATAAAGTTTTGTAGCTTTACTTCCTAATTTGTAGTTGTTGCTTAATACTTCTTGATATGCCTCTATTACCTTCTTAACAGTTTGACTATCTTCTAATGTAAAATCTAATCTAAATGTATTTATACCTATTTCATTTAGTTCGTATAAGTTATCTAACATACAAGTAACATTTGTATTATATATAGTTGTTCTACAGAATAGATCTTGTGATAATCTAAACTCTTCCCCTTTAGAGTTTCTTAGTGCATATGTGCTTTGGCTACATTTAGCAACTCTTTTATCTTTTTTGCAATCTCGAACTACTACTCCCATTGGACAGTATTCTGTTATCATAAGTGGAGTATATCCATAAACCACAGATTCTATATTAATATCTGTATATTTTATTGTTTCTCTTATTTCATTTATGTTTAATTCCTGAGATATACAAAGATTAGTTGCACCTATTTCTTTAAAGTAATTTATAGTTTCACTATTGAATGCATTTAAGTAGTAATCTATATTTAGCTCTTTACCTTTAAAATAATCTATAGCTCCCCATATACCTACTTGTATAGAATTTACTCCTATATTTTTAGCTTTTTCTAATTGCTTGTATTCCTTGCCTCTTATTATTCTAGGAGCTGAATATATAACTTTTATATTATATTTTAGTCCAGCTTTTATAGCTTCTTCTAATGTTTTAGTATCTTCATAATATATTTTATCTATACCGCACTCAAGTGCACTTTGTAATTGTTCTAAATTTTTAACTTTAACAGATAAATTACTTACCGTATCTCGATTAAATTTAATTGGATTATATGATAATCTTCTATTTTTAAAATCTCTATTTTTTATTTTAACTCTTTCTTTATCTAAAAGCTCTATACAATCTCTTCTCATTTGATTTAGTATACTTATTGGTAAACTTACATTTTCATCTAATTCTATATTTACACTATCCATTTCATAAGGAGTATTACCTAATTTTCTAAGCTGAGTTTCTATTTTTTCCTCACTTAAAGCTACCTTCATAGCCTCTTCAACTATTTTGTCTCCTTCTATTGTGGCAGTATTTCCTTTTTTATCAGCTAATGTAAGTATTGGTTTTTTATCTAGCTTAACACTTATATATGAATCTATCATGTTTTTAACAAATTCTTTATCTTGAGTAAATGTAGCTTGTACTCTATCCATAAGTTCACTATCTGATGTTTTAAATACTATTTGATTTCTTTTAGCTTCACCTATAAAATCTAGTTCTATTATCTCGCCCTTATATCCTATAGTATCTATCTCACCATTTTTGATGATTCTTCCTATAGTTCCACCACCAAGATTTATTCCATCGCCTTTTTTAAGTGTATTTTCAAGTCTTATCTTTAGTCTTTTAGCTTTTTTATTGTAATCTAATACCTTACCTAAATATAATCCTTGATTATTTGGAAGTTGTGAATTCATTACATCTGCGCCAACTTCTCCTAAAATAAGTCCTTTTGTAAATTTTCTATTAAATATAGTGTATAAATCACTTATTGTTTCATCTGAAACATTCACTTTTTTAGTTTGTAAGTATTCATCTATAGTTTTTCTATAACTCTCTATAACAGTAGCTACATACTCAGGTCTTTTCATACGACCTTCTATCTTAAGAGAATGAACTCCTGCATCTATTATTTTATCTATTTCTTCTATTGTGCTTAAATCTCTTGGACTTAATAAATAGTCTCCATTGCTATTTACTACTTCTCCAGTATAAACATCTAAAAGTTCATATCTTTGTCTACATGGTTGAGCACATCTTCCTCTATTTCCTGATCTGTTACCTATCATAGAACTCATTAAACATTGTCCAGAATAGCATACACACAGTGCTCCATGAACAAATACTTCTATATCTGCTTTACAGTTATCACATATATATTTTATTTCATCTACTTTAACTTCTCTTGCTAGTACTACTCTATCAAATCCAGCATTTTCTAGATATCTAACATCTTCTAAAGAATGTGCTACCATTTGTGTACTTGCATGTATTTCAAAATCAGGTAACTCATTTTTAATAATTCTAGCTATACCTATGTCTTGAAGTATAACTGCATCTACATCTATGTCGTATAGATATTTAGCATACTTAAAAAAATCTTCTATTTCATTTTGTTTTATTAATGTATTAGCCGTTACAAAAACTTGTACTCCTCTTATGTGAGCATATTTTACTGCTTCTCTTAATTCTTCTCTATCAAAATTATTTGCTGATGCTCTAGCACTAAATTCTTTTCCTCCTAAGTAAACTGCATTTGCACCATTTTGAACAGCTGCTTTTAACGCTTCAAAGGAACCAACGGGTGCTAATAATTCTATGTCTTTCATACTTCTCCTCCTATACGTAATATTTTTTCTATATTTATAATGTCCCTAAGTTTTAAAATTAAAACCTTCAGGTCCCCCTGAAGGTTTAATTT
Encoded here:
- a CDS encoding DUF3887 domain-containing protein: MKKMKMLLLVFLTGVVLGGCTTSKLSESYDEELLKEDAQGIVNMICNDEYSKVIDKMSENLKTQINAEQLKEAWQPMKDKLGKFKSINKEELIGNEDLATVVEVVEFDNGKAQFTITYNEDMKLEGLYMK
- a CDS encoding potassium/proton antiporter; translated protein: MINLMIMCSLVLLICITSSKILYKFGVPILLIFIGLGMLTGSDGIVGIYFDNYELTRQICSIGLVFIMFYGGFGTSWDMAKPVAVPSILLSTVGVVITAGLTGIFCFKVFDTSLLEGLLIGSIVASTDAASVFAILRSQKLNLKGSIASILEIESGSNDPLAYMLTIIILGLMADKGYDTIIPMLLNQVVVGILSAVLLGKLTIYLLRNTKFEIDGFYPIFVMGIAVLSYALSEHFGGNGYLSVYMTGIMIGNSKIPHKKSMFQFFDGISWIMQIMLFFILGLLSFPSQIPSVMIKGISISIFMICIARPIAIFSILSWFKIPLKQQAFVSWVGLRGAASIVFAIYAVTYGVPVESDIFHIVFFVALFSVAIQGTLLPTVAKKLDLIDDKSPVLKTFNDYREEIGTNLLEITVQNNSGIANKAIMDSNIPEDILIVMIKRNKEVLIPNGSTQILPQDVLVIAGNDFEVLNDLLCKSN
- a CDS encoding XRE family transcriptional regulator, whose product is MSRKKVFNGKRLKIARMYRGKTVDMLAKEININKKDIIAFEEEKYKPTPENEMKLANALRFPKEYFFQMDNIKVVVDSTHIKPESRIPRVEEISYKEKLVMAHKILSFIEGYIQFPEMNIPTNLNRNDDIETLATKVRRHFELGDGPIGNVLSVLEYNGIIVTDTNVNTKGALAFTQKQTTDKNTRYIVSLGNDKKSATTRNYDLAYELAYMVSVEAGIQAKKFSKDEFACVFLLPEETFLPDLKDVNEIEDFVELKAKWIVPIWAMILRGYQLGVINYKKYMYLMNQMDKKGWSKKEPLDANIKATSPVLLRKSVDMILESGIMSGATLVDNLASCGLSLYPDEIESLLGLKEGKLAPKVKRDNVTKVNFKNKK
- a CDS encoding HD domain-containing protein; amino-acid sequence: MREQAVGLVNKYLKSEHLIKHSYAVEAVMKALGNKLEPEKSDDWALAGLLHDLDSDMLDYKNNPEESKLHGIKTIELLKNEGFGNDYIYQAIKAHNEDNGTKRISTIDKAIYAADPITGFITAIALVYPDKKLSSVKVKSITKRMKELKFAAGANRDAMRSIEELGIPFAEFAQLSLEAMQGISDELGL
- a CDS encoding DUF3656 domain-containing U32 family peptidase — translated: MKDIELLAPVGSFEALKAAVQNGANAVYLGGKEFSARASANNFDREELREAVKYAHIRGVQVFVTANTLIKQNEIEDFFKYAKYLYDIDVDAVILQDIGIARIIKNELPDFEIHASTQMVAHSLEDVRYLENAGFDRVVLAREVKVDEIKYICDNCKADIEVFVHGALCVCYSGQCLMSSMIGNRSGNRGRCAQPCRQRYELLDVYTGEVVNSNGDYLLSPRDLSTIEEIDKIIDAGVHSLKIEGRMKRPEYVATVIESYRKTIDEYLQTKKVNVSDETISDLYTIFNRKFTKGLILGEVGADVMNSQLPNNQGLYLGKVLDYNKKAKRLKIRLENTLKKGDGINLGGGTIGRIIKNGEIDTIGYKGEIIELDFIGEAKRNQIVFKTSDSELMDRVQATFTQDKEFVKNMIDSYISVKLDKKPILTLADKKGNTATIEGDKIVEEAMKVALSEEKIETQLRKLGNTPYEMDSVNIELDENVSLPISILNQMRRDCIELLDKERVKIKNRDFKNRRLSYNPIKFNRDTVSNLSVKVKNLEQLQSALECGIDKIYYEDTKTLEEAIKAGLKYNIKVIYSAPRIIRGKEYKQLEKAKNIGVNSIQVGIWGAIDYFKGKELNIDYYLNAFNSETINYFKEIGATNLCISQELNINEIRETIKYTDINIESVVYGYTPLMITEYCPMGVVVRDCKKDKRVAKCSQSTYALRNSKGEEFRLSQDLFCRTTIYNTNVTCMLDNLYELNEIGINTFRLDFTLEDSQTVKKVIEAYQEVLSNNYKLGSKATKLYNELDAKGVSAGHYYKGVE